A single region of the Balaenoptera ricei isolate mBalRic1 chromosome 12, mBalRic1.hap2, whole genome shotgun sequence genome encodes:
- the CITED2 gene encoding cbp/p300-interacting transactivator 2, giving the protein MADHMMAMNHGRFPDGTNGLHHHPAHRMGVGQFPSPHHHQQQPQHAFNALMGEHIHYGASNMNATSGIRHAMGPGTVNGGHPPSALAPGARFNSSQFMGPPVASQGGSLPASMQLQKLNNQYFNHHPYPHNHYMPDLHPAAGHQMNGTNQHFRDCNPKHSGGSSTPGGSGGSSTPGGSAGTSGGGAGSSNSGGGSGGSGSSNMPASVAHVPAAMLPPNVIDTDFIDEEVLMSLVIEMGLDRIKELPELWLGQNEFDFMTDFVCKQQPSRVSC; this is encoded by the coding sequence ATGGCAGACCATATGATGGCCATGAACCACGGGCGCTTCCCCGACGGCACTAACGGGCTGCACCACCACCCTGCCCACCGCATGGGTGTGGGGCAGTTCCCGAGCCCCCATCATCACCAGCAGCAGCCCCAACACGCCTTCAACGCGCTAATGGGCGAGCACATACACTACGGCGCGAGCAACATGAACGCCACGAGCGGCATCAGGCACGCGATGGGGCCGGGGACTGTGAACGGAGGGCACCCCCCGAGCGCGCTGGCTCCCGGGGCCAGGTTTAACAGCTCCCAGTTCATGGGCCCCCCCGTGGCCAGCCAGGGAGGCTCTCTGCCGGCCAGCATGCAGCTGCAGAAGCTCAACAACCAGTATTTCAACCACCACCCCTATCCCCACAACCACTACATGCCGGATTTGCACCCTGCTGCAGGCCACCAGATGAACGGGACAAACCAGCACTTCCGAGATTGCAACCCCAAGCACAGCGGCGGCAGCAGCACCCCCGGCGGCTCGGGCGGCAGCAGCACCCCCGGCGGCTCGGCGGGCACCTCGGGCGGCGGCGCGGGCAGCAGCAacagcggcggcggcagcggcggcagcggcagcagcaacaTGCCCGCCTCCGTGGCCCACGTCCCTGCTGCAATGCTGCCGCCCAATGTCATAGACACTGATTTCATCGACGAGGAAGTGCTTATGTCCTTAGTGATAGAAATGGGTTTGGACCGCATCAAGGAGCTGCCCGAACTCTGGCTGGGGCAAAACGAGTTTGATTTTATGACGGACTTCGTGTGCAAACAACAGCCCAGCAGAGTAAGCTGTTGA